The DNA segment CCAGTAGTCGGGCATTTTCTCGGTCATCGTAAACAGGTAATCAGCGTAGCCCGGCGGCACGTCGTGGCCGCAGGACTTGGCGCCCTGCACCACCTCGGCCATCAGCGTCTGGATCAACGCGCGGCTGTCGGCATCGGCCATCAGCGCGCTGGTACCGGCGCCGAGCAACACCGAGAGCCCGTTGTAGGGAATGTTCCACACCAGTTTCTGCCAGCGCGCCTGATGCAGATTGGGCATCGCCTGGGAATCGATCCCGGCAGCGCGAAACAGCCCGGCCCCCTCTTCGACAATCGCCATGCGCGCCAGCTCATCGATGGCCGGGCCGCTGTGATAACCGATGTTCACCGCGCCCAAAGCTTGATGAGTGACCACGCCGGGGCCTTCGCGATGGACGCAGATCAGGCACAAGCCGCCCAGCAGATGCAGGGAATCGGGAAGCAATGGGCGCAAGCTGTCTTCGACGTCGAGGCCGTTCTGCAGCAACAGCACTTTTGCGTCGGGCTTGGCCGCCTCGATAATCGCCGGCGCCAGGTCGGCGTTGCTGGTGGTTTTGGCGCCGACCAGCAGCCAGTCGCACTTGGGCATGTCGGCGGCCGCGCAGTAGGCCTGCGCCGGGTTCAGCGTCAGCGGGCCATGCACGGCGCTGTTGACCTGCAAGCCGCGTTCGGCCACCACCGAAAACTCGCTGCGCAGCAAAAAATGCACATCGAAACCGGCGCGCGCCAGCATCACCCCATAAAAACCACCAATCGCCCCGGTGCCGATAATCCCCACCACGGGTTTGTGCACTGCCCCCATCACGGCAACTCCTCTGCAGTTCGATTCAGCGCCTGCGCCAGTGCGGCGTTGAGCGCATCGGCAGTCAGGCGCGTGTGCAACGCGCCAAAGAACTCGCCGTCGCGCACCACAAAGAGTGCCGGCAAATGAAACACCTGATAACGCTCGACCAGTCCGCCGTTGTCGCCGGCATCGATCCAGCACAGCCGATCCACTGCCAGTGGCAGCCCCGGCAACACTTCGCGGGCAAAGCGGCAACTGGCGCAACCGACACTGGTGAACATCACCAGGGAAACGCCGCTCATCGCCAACAGGCGCTGGTCGGCGTCGAAATCGGTCAGTTCGGATTCGACCACTATACTGGGGGAAACAATGTCAGATGGCCGACACAGGGAGTCTGTGCTCATGGGACGTTTCATTCCTCATCCGGACGAAGTGCCGGTTGAATTGACGTTGCTCAAGCCTGAATGCATTTCCAGACAACGGCTGCACACTATCAGCCTCGGCGGCATCGCTTGCAATTACCACCGCGCGTGGCGCCATGGCACGGCCCTGCAGGTGCGCATGCCAAGCGTGAATGCCGAGCTGTGTTACCCGGGCTATGTGGCGTGGTGTCTGCGGCGCAAGAAAGGTTATCTGGTGGGCATCGCCTTCACCGACGAGCAGACGCTGTTCAGCGCGCGAATGGGTGAGCAAGTGTGTCAGATCGAGCGCTTCTACCGCATGAAAAACAGTCACGACGATCTGCAGGATATTCAGGCGCTGGCCCTGCAATGGGTCGAGCAGCACGCCGACGAGTTCTCCCACGACACCGTGCGCAAGGCTTTTATGCCGCCGACATTGGACTAAAGCGCCGTTTGCCCATTGTCGAGCAGCGTCCGACGCGCTAAGGTTCGGCTCCCCCGACGCGCTAAATCTGCTGTGCCCCGCCGCGCGGGGATCGCTGGCGGCCGGCACCCGTGACCTGACGAGTAAACGATGGCTGATTTACCGATCAACGACCTGAACGTCGCCTCTAACGAGACCCTGATCACTCCCGATCAGCTCAAGCGTGATATCCCTCTGAGCGATGCCGCCCTGCGCACCGTCACCAAGGGCCGCGAAGTCATTCGCAACATTCTTGACGGCACCGACCACCGCCTGTTCGTCGTGATCGGCCCGTGCTCGATCCACGACATCAAGGCTGCCCACGAATACGCCGATCGCCTCAAGGTGCTGGCCGAAGAAGTGTCCGACACCCTGTATCTGGTCATGCGCGTGTACTTCGAAAAGCCGCGCACCACCGTGGGCTGGAAAGGCCTGATCAACGATCCCTATCTGGATGACTCGTTCAAGATCCAGGACGGTCTGCACATCGGGCGCCAGTTGCTGCTCGACCTGGCCGAGAAAGGCCTGCCGACCGCCACCGAAGCCCTCGACCCGATCTCGCCGCAGTACTTGCAGGACCTGATCAGCTGGTCGGCGATCGGTGCACGTACCACCGAATCGCAGACCCACCGGGAAATGGCTTCCGGCCTGTCTTCGGCCGTCGGTTTCAAGAACGGCACCGATGGCGGCCTGACCGTGGCGATCAACGCCCTGCAGTCAGTGTCGAG comes from the Pseudomonas granadensis genome and includes:
- a CDS encoding putative 2-dehydropantoate 2-reductase, whose product is MMGAVHKPVVGIIGTGAIGGFYGVMLARAGFDVHFLLRSEFSVVAERGLQVNSAVHGPLTLNPAQAYCAAADMPKCDWLLVGAKTTSNADLAPAIIEAAKPDAKVLLLQNGLDVEDSLRPLLPDSLHLLGGLCLICVHREGPGVVTHQALGAVNIGYHSGPAIDELARMAIVEEGAGLFRAAGIDSQAMPNLHQARWQKLVWNIPYNGLSVLLGAGTSALMADADSRALIQTLMAEVVQGAKSCGHDVPPGYADYLFTMTEKMPDYWPSMYHDFLHKRPLELEAIYARPLAAAKAAGCELPRIESLYRTLGFIDRRNL
- a CDS encoding thioredoxin family protein, with protein sequence MSTDSLCRPSDIVSPSIVVESELTDFDADQRLLAMSGVSLVMFTSVGCASCRFAREVLPGLPLAVDRLCWIDAGDNGGLVERYQVFHLPALFVVRDGEFFGALHTRLTADALNAALAQALNRTAEELP
- a CDS encoding PilZ domain-containing protein — its product is MGRFIPHPDEVPVELTLLKPECISRQRLHTISLGGIACNYHRAWRHGTALQVRMPSVNAELCYPGYVAWCLRRKKGYLVGIAFTDEQTLFSARMGEQVCQIERFYRMKNSHDDLQDIQALALQWVEQHADEFSHDTVRKAFMPPTLD
- a CDS encoding 3-deoxy-7-phosphoheptulonate synthase; the protein is MADLPINDLNVASNETLITPDQLKRDIPLSDAALRTVTKGREVIRNILDGTDHRLFVVIGPCSIHDIKAAHEYADRLKVLAEEVSDTLYLVMRVYFEKPRTTVGWKGLINDPYLDDSFKIQDGLHIGRQLLLDLAEKGLPTATEALDPISPQYLQDLISWSAIGARTTESQTHREMASGLSSAVGFKNGTDGGLTVAINALQSVSSPHRFLGINQEGGVSIVTTKGNAYGHVVLRGGNGKPNYDSVSVALCEQALNKAKIKPNIMVDCSHANSNKDPALQPLVMENVANQILEGNQSIIGLMVESHLNWGCQAIPKDLADLQYGVSITDACIDWSATETTLRSMHAKLKDVLPKRQRT